The Punica granatum isolate Tunisia-2019 chromosome 4, ASM765513v2, whole genome shotgun sequence genome has a window encoding:
- the LOC116206225 gene encoding transcription initiation factor IIA subunit 2: protein MATFELYRRSTIGMCLTETLDEMVQNGTLTPELAIQVLVQFDKSMTDALESQVKSKVSIKGHLHTYRFCDNVWTFILQDAMFKYDDGQENVGRVKIVACDSKLLTQ from the exons ATGGCGACGTTCGAACTGTACAGGAGATCGACGATCGGGATGTGCCTGACGGAGACATTGGACGAGATGGTTCAGAACGGAACTCTTACCCCTGAGCTCGCCATTCAAGTCCTCGTCCAGTTCGATAAG TCCATGACTGACGCTCTGGAATCTCAAGTGAAAAGCAAGGTTTCCATCAAg GGACACCTGCACACGTACAGGTTCTGCGACAATGTGTGGACCTTCATCTTACAGGATGCGATGTTCAAGTATGATGATGGACAGGAGAATGTGGGCCGTGTTAAGATTGTTGCCTGCGATTCGAAGCTACTCACTCAGTGA
- the LOC116202966 gene encoding uncharacterized protein LOC116202966, protein MQLHNYDLRQSIRIFKEVSRTNLDGGRSKAVKAIIDFIRLLESYEASAQFSSRGSKRVWIYGKDKRQPVAEQPAAAAAVATSPIALALPPGSGRKASALSRAKRQRAFFAVSLLEGFCYIKALLLGQEKKMTARNEKEAAEADLWTYKMQVDAANATEDAKKKLNKTA, encoded by the exons ATGCAATTACACAATTACGATTTGAGGCAATCCATCCGAATATTTAAAGAGGTCAGTCGGACAAATCTAGACGGAGGAAGATCAAAGGCTGTTAAAGCAATCATTGATTTCATTCGGCTCTTAGAATCTTACGAG GCTTCAGCACAATTTTCTTCACGAGGGAGCAAAAGAGTATGGATATATGGAAAAGATAAGCGCCAGCCCGTTGCAGAGCAGCCGGCAGCTGCTGCCGCAGTGGCAACGTCACCTATAGCACTAGCGCTTCCACCAGGAAGCGGCAGGAAGGCCTCCGCGCTGTCTCGGGCGAAGAGGCAGCGCGCTTTTTTCGCCGTTTCGCTGCTGGAGGGCTTCTGCTACATCAAAGCCCTCCTCCTTGGCCAG GAAAAGAAGATGACTGCGAGAAATGAGAAGGAAGCAGCCGAAGCCGATCTGTGGACATACAAGATGCAGGTGGATGCCGCCAATGCAACAGAGGATGCCAAGAAGAAACTCAACAAAACCGCTTAG
- the LOC116202670 gene encoding probable rhamnogalacturonate lyase B isoform X2: METHGSLPANKEAGAKANHDCNVSLSDDSSHRVLLHVRDKHVVMDNGILQVTISKPEGTVSEVRYNGISNLLETRNDEGNRGYWDLVWSLAGSTGTTGFDDRIKGTSFNIIVENEEQAEISFTRIYDSSQEGKMVPLNIDIRFIMLRNCSGFYSYGIYEHLREWPAFNFPQTRIVFKLKKDKFHYMAVADNRQRYMPLPDDRSPRRGKPLAFPEAVLLVNPVEPEFKGEVDDKYQYSCENKDLQVHGWICSEPPIGFWQITPSNEFRTGGLLKQNLTSHVGPITLAMFLSAHYGGEDLVTKLGPEEPWKKVFGPVFFYLNCLPSGADPLKLWEDAKQQMAAEVQSWPYNFPASEDFQPMDSRGFISGRLLVRDRFINEEPVPARGAYVGLAPPGEVGTWQTEGKGYQFWTKTDSGGYFSISNVRTGDYNLNAWVPGLIGDYKYNPVINITPGCQVDVANIVYEPMRDGPTLWEIGFPDRTALKFYVPDPDPKYINKLYVNHPDKYRQYGLWERYAELYPEHDLVYTIGVSDHKKDWFFAQVNRKVDESTYKGTTWQIKFKLEDVNPQGTYMLRLALATANNAQLEVRVNEREASPALFSTGVIGKDNAIARHGIHGLYRLFSVQVPANLLIPGENTIFLSQTMATGPLQGVMYDYIRLEGPPPPLPPSKKN, from the exons ATGGAGACACACGGCTCTCTGCCTGCTAACAAGGAAGCTGGTGCAAAAGCAAATCACGATTGCAATGTCAGCCTATCGGACGACTCATCTCATAGGGTTCTATTGCATGTTCGAGATAAGCAC GTGGTCATGGACAATGGCATCCTACAAGTAACTATTTCAAAACCAGAGGGAACGGTCAGTGAAGTCCGATACAATGGCATCAGCAATCTGCTCGAAACTCGCAATGATGAAGGCAACCGAGG TTACTGGGATCTGGTATGGAGTTTAGCCGGAAGCACAGGAACAACCGGGTTCGATGATCG AATAAAAGGAACAAGCTTTAACATAATAGTCGAAAACGAAGAACAAGCAGAGATATCATTCACAAGAATATATGATAGCTCCCAGGAGGGCAAGATGGTCCCACTGAACATAGACATCAG GTTTATCATGCTGCGTAATTGTTCAGGCTTCTACTCATACGGGATCTACGAGCACCTGAGGGAATGGCCTGCTTTCAATTTCCCTCAGACAAGGATCGTGTTTAAGCTCAAGAAAGACAA GTTTCACTATATGGCAGTAGCGGATAACAGGCAAAGGTATATGCCCCTACCGGATGACCGGTCACCTCGTCGAGGAAAACCCCTGGCATTTCCAGAAGCAGTCCTGCTCGTCAATCCAGTCGAACCAGAGTTCAAAGGCGAG GTAGACGATAAGTACCAGTACTCATGCGAGAACAAAGATCTCCAAGTCCATGGGTGGATATGCTCTGAACCCCCAATCGGGTTCTGGCAGATTACACCGAGCAACGAGTTCCGCACCGGCGGGCTTCTTAAACAGAATCTCACATCCCATGTCGGCCCCATAACACTTGCA ATGTTTCTGAGTGCACATTATGGAGGAGAAGACTTGGTGACAAAGCTAGGACCGGAGGAGCCCTGGAAGAAAGTGTTTGGTCCTGTCTTCTTCTACCTCAACTGTCTTCCGAGCGGAGCTGACCCGCTTAAGCTCTGGGAGGATGCCAAACAACAG ATGGCAGCTGAGGTACAGAGCTGGCCGTACAACTTCCCTGCTTCGGAGGATTTCCAGCCAATGGACTCGAGAGGCTTCATAAGCGGTCGACTTCTGGTCAGGGACAG GTTTATCAATGAGGAGCCGGTTCCCGCAAGAGGTGCATATGTTGGACTGGCTCCGCCAGGGGAAGTCGGGACATGGCAAACAGAAGGCAAG GGTTATCAGTTCTGGACCAAAACAGATTCAGGGGGCTACTTCAGCATCAGTAATGTTCGGACCGGGGACTATAATCTCAATGCATGGGTTCCTGGCTTGATTGGGGATTACAAGTACAATCCCGTTATAAACATCACTCCAG GTTGCCAAGTAGATGTGGCCAATATTGTGTATGAGCCGATGCGAGATGGACCGACTCTGTGGGAGATTGGTTTCCCTGATCGAACAGCGTTGAAATTCTATGTTCCGGATCCGGATCCTAAGTACATTAACAAACTCTATGTTAATCATCCTGACAA GTATAGGCAGTATGGTTTATGGGAAAGATATGCAGAACTGTATCCCGAACACGACTTGGTTTACACAATCGGCGTCAGTGACCACAAAAAGGATTGGTTTTTTGCTCAAGTAAATAG gaaagtcGACGAGAGCACATACAAAGGGACAACATGGCAAATTAAGTTCAAACTTGAAGACGTGAATCCACAAGGGACATATATGCTTCGCCTTGCACTGGCTACAGCGAATAATGCCCAGTTGGAA GTGAGGGTCAATGAGAGGGAGGCAAGCCCGGCATTGTTCTCGACAGGGGTCATCGGGAAGGACAATGCGATAGCAAGACATGGGATTCATGGACTCTACCGGCTTTTCAGTGTACAAGTACCAGCGAACCTGCTCATCCCTGGGGAAAACACGATTTTCTTGTCGCAGACGATGGCTACTGGTCCCTTGCAAGGTGTCATGTACGACTACATTCGACTCGAaggtcctcctcctcctctgcctCCTAGCAAGAAGAATTGA
- the LOC116202670 gene encoding probable rhamnogalacturonate lyase B isoform X1: METHGSLPANKEAGAKANHDCNVSLSDDSSHRVLLHVRDKHVVMDNGILQVTISKPEGTVSEVRYNGISNLLETRNDEGNRGYWDLVWSLAGSTGTTGFDDRIKGTSFNIIVENEEQAEISFTRIYDSSQEGKMVPLNIDIRFIMLRNCSGFYSYGIYEHLREWPAFNFPQTRIVFKLKKDKFHYMAVADNRQRYMPLPDDRSPRRGKPLAFPEAVLLVNPVEPEFKGEVDDKYQYSCENKDLQVHGWICSEPPIGFWQITPSNEFRTGGLLKQNLTSHVGPITLAMFLSAHYGGEDLVTKLGPEEPWKKVFGPVFFYLNCLPSGADPLKLWEDAKQQMAAEVQSWPYNFPASEDFQPMDSRGFISGRLLVRDSGRCLFRFINEEPVPARGAYVGLAPPGEVGTWQTEGKGYQFWTKTDSGGYFSISNVRTGDYNLNAWVPGLIGDYKYNPVINITPGCQVDVANIVYEPMRDGPTLWEIGFPDRTALKFYVPDPDPKYINKLYVNHPDKYRQYGLWERYAELYPEHDLVYTIGVSDHKKDWFFAQVNRKVDESTYKGTTWQIKFKLEDVNPQGTYMLRLALATANNAQLEVRVNEREASPALFSTGVIGKDNAIARHGIHGLYRLFSVQVPANLLIPGENTIFLSQTMATGPLQGVMYDYIRLEGPPPPLPPSKKN, translated from the exons ATGGAGACACACGGCTCTCTGCCTGCTAACAAGGAAGCTGGTGCAAAAGCAAATCACGATTGCAATGTCAGCCTATCGGACGACTCATCTCATAGGGTTCTATTGCATGTTCGAGATAAGCAC GTGGTCATGGACAATGGCATCCTACAAGTAACTATTTCAAAACCAGAGGGAACGGTCAGTGAAGTCCGATACAATGGCATCAGCAATCTGCTCGAAACTCGCAATGATGAAGGCAACCGAGG TTACTGGGATCTGGTATGGAGTTTAGCCGGAAGCACAGGAACAACCGGGTTCGATGATCG AATAAAAGGAACAAGCTTTAACATAATAGTCGAAAACGAAGAACAAGCAGAGATATCATTCACAAGAATATATGATAGCTCCCAGGAGGGCAAGATGGTCCCACTGAACATAGACATCAG GTTTATCATGCTGCGTAATTGTTCAGGCTTCTACTCATACGGGATCTACGAGCACCTGAGGGAATGGCCTGCTTTCAATTTCCCTCAGACAAGGATCGTGTTTAAGCTCAAGAAAGACAA GTTTCACTATATGGCAGTAGCGGATAACAGGCAAAGGTATATGCCCCTACCGGATGACCGGTCACCTCGTCGAGGAAAACCCCTGGCATTTCCAGAAGCAGTCCTGCTCGTCAATCCAGTCGAACCAGAGTTCAAAGGCGAG GTAGACGATAAGTACCAGTACTCATGCGAGAACAAAGATCTCCAAGTCCATGGGTGGATATGCTCTGAACCCCCAATCGGGTTCTGGCAGATTACACCGAGCAACGAGTTCCGCACCGGCGGGCTTCTTAAACAGAATCTCACATCCCATGTCGGCCCCATAACACTTGCA ATGTTTCTGAGTGCACATTATGGAGGAGAAGACTTGGTGACAAAGCTAGGACCGGAGGAGCCCTGGAAGAAAGTGTTTGGTCCTGTCTTCTTCTACCTCAACTGTCTTCCGAGCGGAGCTGACCCGCTTAAGCTCTGGGAGGATGCCAAACAACAG ATGGCAGCTGAGGTACAGAGCTGGCCGTACAACTTCCCTGCTTCGGAGGATTTCCAGCCAATGGACTCGAGAGGCTTCATAAGCGGTCGACTTCTGGTCAGGGACAG TGGAAGATGTCTATTCAGGTTTATCAATGAGGAGCCGGTTCCCGCAAGAGGTGCATATGTTGGACTGGCTCCGCCAGGGGAAGTCGGGACATGGCAAACAGAAGGCAAG GGTTATCAGTTCTGGACCAAAACAGATTCAGGGGGCTACTTCAGCATCAGTAATGTTCGGACCGGGGACTATAATCTCAATGCATGGGTTCCTGGCTTGATTGGGGATTACAAGTACAATCCCGTTATAAACATCACTCCAG GTTGCCAAGTAGATGTGGCCAATATTGTGTATGAGCCGATGCGAGATGGACCGACTCTGTGGGAGATTGGTTTCCCTGATCGAACAGCGTTGAAATTCTATGTTCCGGATCCGGATCCTAAGTACATTAACAAACTCTATGTTAATCATCCTGACAA GTATAGGCAGTATGGTTTATGGGAAAGATATGCAGAACTGTATCCCGAACACGACTTGGTTTACACAATCGGCGTCAGTGACCACAAAAAGGATTGGTTTTTTGCTCAAGTAAATAG gaaagtcGACGAGAGCACATACAAAGGGACAACATGGCAAATTAAGTTCAAACTTGAAGACGTGAATCCACAAGGGACATATATGCTTCGCCTTGCACTGGCTACAGCGAATAATGCCCAGTTGGAA GTGAGGGTCAATGAGAGGGAGGCAAGCCCGGCATTGTTCTCGACAGGGGTCATCGGGAAGGACAATGCGATAGCAAGACATGGGATTCATGGACTCTACCGGCTTTTCAGTGTACAAGTACCAGCGAACCTGCTCATCCCTGGGGAAAACACGATTTTCTTGTCGCAGACGATGGCTACTGGTCCCTTGCAAGGTGTCATGTACGACTACATTCGACTCGAaggtcctcctcctcctctgcctCCTAGCAAGAAGAATTGA